From the Carya illinoinensis cultivar Pawnee chromosome 4, C.illinoinensisPawnee_v1, whole genome shotgun sequence genome, one window contains:
- the LOC122308287 gene encoding probable ATP synthase 24 kDa subunit, mitochondrial isoform X2 — protein MIMAFSSRLLSKSKQFCGSQITLQQTHAIPVRFFAKQADPPALKGDNMLKGIFFEVKNKFETALGVLRKEKITIDPEDPAAVAQYAKVMKTIREKADLFSESQRIQYTIQTRTQDIPDARTYLLTLKEIRIKRGLTDELGAEAMMFDALEKVEKELKKPLMRNDKKGMALLMAEFDKINKKLGIRREDLPKYEEQLELKISKAQLEELKKDALEAMETQKKREEFKDEKMVDVKSLDIRNFI, from the exons ATGATCATGGCCTTCTCGTCCCGCCTCTTGTCCAAATCCAAGCAG TTTTGTGGTAGCCAAATCACCTTGCAGCAGACTCATGCTATTCCAGTCCGTTTCTTTGCCAAACAAGCTGATCCCCCTGCTCTTAAGGGAGATA ACATGTTGAAGGGCATCTTTTTTGAGGTTAAGAACAAATTTGAGACAGCCTTGGGGGTGCTTCGAAAGGAGAAGATCACCATAGATCCGGAAGATCCAGCTGCAGTTGCTCAGTATGCCAAGGttatgaaaacaataagagaaAA GGCAGACTTGTTCTCAGAATCCCAAAGGATCCAGTACACCATACAGACACGAACTCAAGATATTCCAGATGCCCGGACATATCTGTTGACATTGAAGGAAATACGGATCAA GAGGGGTCTCACAGATGAACTTGGTGCTGAGGCAATGATGTTTGACGCACTGGAAAAGGTTGAAAAAGAACTTAAGAAGCCCCTTATGAGGAATGACAAGAAAGGAATGGCTCTTCTTATGGCAGAGTTTGATAAAATCAATAAGAA GCTTGGAATCCGAAGGGAAGATCTACCCAAGTATGAAGAACAGCTAGAACTCAAAATTTCCAAGGCACAGTTGGAGGAGTTGAAGAAAGATGCTCTTGAGGCGATGGAAACTCAAAAGAAGCG GGAGGAATTCAAGGATGAGAAAATGGTTGACGTGAAGTCTTTGGACATTCGGAATTTTATCTAA
- the LOC122308287 gene encoding probable ATP synthase 24 kDa subunit, mitochondrial isoform X1, translated as MIMAFSSRLLSKSKQIQFCGSQITLQQTHAIPVRFFAKQADPPALKGDNMLKGIFFEVKNKFETALGVLRKEKITIDPEDPAAVAQYAKVMKTIREKADLFSESQRIQYTIQTRTQDIPDARTYLLTLKEIRIKRGLTDELGAEAMMFDALEKVEKELKKPLMRNDKKGMALLMAEFDKINKKLGIRREDLPKYEEQLELKISKAQLEELKKDALEAMETQKKREEFKDEKMVDVKSLDIRNFI; from the exons ATGATCATGGCCTTCTCGTCCCGCCTCTTGTCCAAATCCAAGCAG ATACAGTTTTGTGGTAGCCAAATCACCTTGCAGCAGACTCATGCTATTCCAGTCCGTTTCTTTGCCAAACAAGCTGATCCCCCTGCTCTTAAGGGAGATA ACATGTTGAAGGGCATCTTTTTTGAGGTTAAGAACAAATTTGAGACAGCCTTGGGGGTGCTTCGAAAGGAGAAGATCACCATAGATCCGGAAGATCCAGCTGCAGTTGCTCAGTATGCCAAGGttatgaaaacaataagagaaAA GGCAGACTTGTTCTCAGAATCCCAAAGGATCCAGTACACCATACAGACACGAACTCAAGATATTCCAGATGCCCGGACATATCTGTTGACATTGAAGGAAATACGGATCAA GAGGGGTCTCACAGATGAACTTGGTGCTGAGGCAATGATGTTTGACGCACTGGAAAAGGTTGAAAAAGAACTTAAGAAGCCCCTTATGAGGAATGACAAGAAAGGAATGGCTCTTCTTATGGCAGAGTTTGATAAAATCAATAAGAA GCTTGGAATCCGAAGGGAAGATCTACCCAAGTATGAAGAACAGCTAGAACTCAAAATTTCCAAGGCACAGTTGGAGGAGTTGAAGAAAGATGCTCTTGAGGCGATGGAAACTCAAAAGAAGCG GGAGGAATTCAAGGATGAGAAAATGGTTGACGTGAAGTCTTTGGACATTCGGAATTTTATCTAA